The following nucleotide sequence is from Brachyspira suanatina.
ATAAAGAATTGTCTAGTTTAATTACTACTATTTATAATGATATAATGTATACATCAAAACAGCTTCAGAAACATTTGATTGATGAATGTAATAGTAAAGAAGATAAAAAAGAAGATGATAAAGAAAATATAAAATACGATGAAAAGATAGTGTATCAGGGCAGAGAGGGCGGAAACGGACATGAAGCTGCTTTAAAATTTTTCGGAGAGAATGCTAAACTAATAAAGAAAGAACATTTTGATGATGTGCTTGAGAGTATAAGAAGCGGAGAATGTTATTATGGAGTTTTGCCTTTAGAAAATTCTTCTACAGGAATGGTTAATGAAGTTTTGGATATACTTGCAGATTATAATTGTAAAATAGTAGGTGAGGTTTATCTTCCTATAGAATACGGACTTATGGCAAAAAAAAGTGCTAATATAAAGGATATTAAAAAAGTTATATCTCATCATCAGGCTTTGAAGCAATGTTCTAATTTTATAAAAGAAAATAATTTTGAAGAGATGACAGCATCTAATACAGCAGAAGCAGCATTCATAGTTTCTAATGGAGATGATAAAGAATTGGCTTCAATTTCTAATAAGCATGCTTGTAAAATTTATGATTTAGAAATGCTAGAAGAGAATGTTGAAAATATTAAAGGAAATACAACCCGTTTTATTATAGTTGCTAATTATGATAATGCTTTGAAAAAAGGCAATAAGATGACTATAAGATTCTTACTTCCTCATGAAAACGGCAGTTTGGCAGATTCTTTGAATAAATTGAAAAGTTTTAATTTAACTTCTATAGTAAGCCGTCCGCATATTGAAAGAAAATGGCAGTATTATTTTTATATTGATATGACAGGTGATTTTGAAAAAAGTAAAGAAGAATTTGAAGAGTTCAAAAACAGTGTAGAAAATTTAATTGTTTTAGGTGTGTATAATGAATAATATAAAAAATAATAATATTATATTTATCGTAGGTTTACCCGGATGCGGAAAAAGTGCATTATCAAAAATGCTTGCTGAAAAATTAAATTATGATTTGTACGATATGGATTCTTTTATAGAGCATAAAGAGGGCAGAACTATAACAAATATTTTTGCTGAAAATGGAGAGCCTTATTTTAGAAATATTGAAAGCGAAGTTCTTGAGGAATTAAGCAATTTAAATAATGCCGTTATATCCACAGGAGGCGGTATTGTTCTAGCTCAAAAAAATAGAAACATCATGAAAGATAAAGGATTAACTATTTTTATAGATAGAAATCCTGATATTATACTTGAAAATATTGACCCTAGAGAAAGACCTCTTCTAGCTAAAGATAAAAATAAATTATTAGAATTATCTAAACAAAGAGATAGTTTATACAGAGAATCAGCACATATTATATTCACACATAATACTTGGGAAGATAATATTGATAATACTTTTAAAAAATTTTATGATTGTATCATTAATTATATTTAAAAATTACTATTGATAAAAACAAAAAGAAGTATTATATTATTTTATTTATATAGCAAATTATATATTATAATAATGTTAGGATTAAAATATGATAGCCGTTTTCGTTAATATGATAGCTGTACTTGTTGGTTCTCTTATAGGTTTTGCATTCAAAAATAAATTATCAAAAAGGTATGAAGAGCCTGTTTTTATTGCTGCCGGTATAATATCTCTTACTATAGGTATAACTATGGCTATAACTACAAAGCATATATTAATATTTGCAGTGTCAATTATGCTTGGAGGAGTTACTGGTACATTTTTTAGGATAGAAGAAAAAATAGAATTATTCGGAGAGTTTTTAAAAAATAAATTTGCTTTCAAAGAGAATTCAGGAAATTTTGCTTTAGGTTTTCTTACTTCTTCAATACTTTTTTGTTCAGGTTCAATGTCTATAGTAGGTTCATTTCAGGCAGGAACTCAAGGCGTATATGATTTAATATTTACAAAAAGCGTAATAGACGGATTTGTTGCAGTATTTATGTCTACAGTTTATGGTATAGGTGTTGCTTTTTCAATAATAAGCATATTTGTTTATCAAGGAGCTTTGACTATACTTTCATCTTTTTTAGAGCCTTATGTTTCTGAAACTATGCTTAATGAAGTTTCCGCTGTAGGAGGTGCTACTGTTATGATGATAGGAATAAATTTATTGAAATTAGCCAAAATAAAAACAGGAGATTTCCTTCCTGCATTAATTTATTCTATTTTACTTGTTTTACTTATACCTTATATTCAATTTTTATGATATAATATATTAATATGATATTATAAATGTTAGGAGATATTATCAATGGAAGACATAGTAAAAGAGTATATTGACTACACTAAGCAAAAATCAAATATTGAAGAGGTAGCAAATAAAAAACTTGTATCTCAAAATGAAAAATTTTTAAAATTAAAAGAATATGTAAAAGAAAATCATGATAAAGAATTGGATATATGCAGACAAATAGCATCAGAATTTGAAAATATGGATATACTAAAATCATATTATGCTGCTAATTTTGTAGGACATTCACTTCATCATGAAGATATAATAGATGATGAAATAGGAAAAAATATTATTAATTTATTTTTTAGAAATATAGATAATGCCTGCCGTTTCATAGAAAATGCCGCTCAGCTTTATAATGTAGATGAAGATGATCTTACCGATGATGATATAGCCCGTATTAATATAGATATTATGTACAGACTTGATTATAAACCTTTAGAGGCATTTATTGGAATTGATATGATGATACCTCCTGTTATGACAGTTATATGTTCTAATCAGGATTTAAGAAAATATTTTATAAATTTAGGACTTGAGGATCATATAGAATATTTGGAAGGTTATGTTAATGCTTTATCTTATGTACATATTGGTATAGAGGCTTGCTATAAAACAAAAATTTTAGTTCTTTCTCCTAAAGTACAGAGAGGTTTTTATATAGAGGCTTCAGATATGAGCAATGGCTACTATCTTATAACTTTATTAGAAGCAGAATTATATAAAAAAGGATTATTAAAAAGATACGGTATAGATAATTATGAGTTTAATGAAACTATTTATAATATAGCCGCTGGAAATGAGCATCCTCAGGAATTAATGGAAGCAGAGGCACATCAGCAATACTATACTATATATGCACTTCAAAAAGACGGTACTTATAATATTGAAGATGAGAACGGAGAATTGGATTGCTACAAAATATTATACAGCGATATGTCTCCAGAAGAAATTCCTGATTTGGACGGCACTCATATATTGATTATGGATAGTGAAGGAATGTGGACAAAACCTGTAAAATGGGATATAAGCTACTTCACAAAACCTCATCAGAAATTGAAACCTTATGTAAAAATACTAGATGAGATATCAGATGAAGAATATAATAGTTGGATAGAAAAAATAAAGAATTCTAATTCATAAAAAATATAGTTATGTTATAACTTTTAAAGCTATAAAGGATCAGCTGATAATTTAGTTGTCAGCTGATTTTTTATTATATAAATAAAAAAATAACGGTTTATATTTTATATATACCTGAACAACTATATTTTGTCAATTTTTCTTTTTTATTAATATAAATTATTATTTTTTATAAAATAAAAGATTATCTAATATTGTTTAAATATGTTTTATCTGTAATATAAATTATTAATTTTTGTACAATAATAAGTAATCAGCCGCACGTATAGTTGGCTATCCATAATGATTTACAATACAGTGCGGAAAGACCCTATGGCGAATAGTTGACAAAGTTAAAAATTTTCAGTATAAAACTTATTTTATTATTATTTAAATTTTATATTTATTAGTTTTTATCTTATAGAAGTTTTGAATTCAGCTGTAAATGTGGAATCTTGATTATCTTTTACTGTTACTTTAGCATCATAAACAGCAGATGGAAGATATTTTCCATTTTTATCAAGTCCAGACCATATACAAGTAGCTGTTTTTTTGGAAGCGTCAATAGTTAAATCTTTTGAGTCCATTAAATCGCCGTTTTGAGAGTATATTTCTACTTTAGCACTTATAATTTCTCCACTATTAATAGAAACTTTATAAGTAGTATTCTCTTTAGACGGACTAAATGGGTTAGGATAATTATAAAACTCAGAAATGCTTGAGCTAGGTTTATTAGGCGAGCATGAAATATAAAGGAAAGCTAAAAGAAGTATTATTAAAATATTTCTTTTAGCTGTCCATATTTTTAATAAATTACTTATCATTAATGTTATCAGTCAGTAGTGAATAATATTCTTCCGCAGTGGAAACACATAATAATTTGATTTTGTCTTCTAACTTCATTAACAGTCATTTTAGGTATAGCTACATTACAAGCACTGCATTTGTAATTTTCAATTTTAGCTAAAGCCTCGCCTTTATTTTCTTTGATTCTCTTATAATTTTCTAAAACAGCTACATCAATTTTGCTAAGAATAGTATCTTTATATTTTTTATACTCTTCTAAAACAACATCAGATTTTTGCTGAGAGTGAGTAGAGCTATAAAGTTCATAAGCTTTAATTTGTATTTCAGCTCTTTCAAGTTCGATTAAGAATTTGATTTGTTTTTCAGCTTCAAATTTTTCATCTAATTTTTTGAATGATTCTAAAACGCCAGCAAGTTCATCATAGCTTTTAGTAGCCATTACTTTATCAAGTATTTCTTTTTGGTTAACTAAGAAGAAAATTTGAGAAAGATTTAAAAGGTAATCCTGAGGGTTATCAAGATCTGAAAGTATTGCAAATACAAGTTTAACAGGGCTTTTTTCATCAGAGTCTGAATCATAGTTAATTTCATTTTTTAAGAAACCAACGAATATATCAGTTCTTCCATAACCTTGTATTCTTCCATGAGGAACAGCAACCCCGTTTCCAATATTAGTAGTGTATTCATCTTCACGTTTTTTGAATGCATCAAAGATAGCATCTGCAGATGCAGAAGCAACTGGTGCAATTTTTTCACTTAACGCTCTAAAAAGTGATTCTTTGTCTTTTGATTCCAAATCTTCAAATACATGTTCTTTTGTGATTTTGTCAATTATTTTGAGCATACAATCTCCTAGTTTTATACATATTCTAATATTATATGATAGTATATAAAAAATATCAACTTTATTTTTATATACTAAACCCTAATTTTATTCTCCGCTTCCAAGCAATGCTTTTCTTTCCTCTATAACCTTATCGGCCAAAGGACCTGTAAGCTCTTGATAGTGAGAATGTTCCATTTCAAAAGTACCTCTTCCTGAAGTAGATGCTTTCATTTCTATAGAATAAGTAAGCATTTCAGATAGCGGCACTTCGGCTTTAATCATTTGTATTGTATTAGATGCTGCCTCCATACCCAAAATTTTGCCTCTTTTACCTGTAAGTTCATTCATTATAGAACCAGTAAACTCTTCAGGTACATAGACTGTAACTTTCATCACAGGCTCTAATAATACAGGGCTTGCATTTTTGAATGCTTCTTTTGCTGCCATAGAACCTGCTATTCTAAATGACAATTCGTTAGAGTCTACATCATGGTATTTACCGTCAAATAGTCTTACTTTAATATCAACCATAGGATATTTACCCAAAGGACCTTGTGCTAATGCATCCTGTATACCTTTTTCTACTCCCGGTATATACTGTTTAGGTATAGCTCCTCCAAATATATCGTTTATAAATTCAAAACCGCCGTCACGTGGCAGAGGTGAAACTTCTAAATGAACTTCTCCAAATTGTCCGCTTCCTCCGGATTGTTTTTTATGTCTATATTGAGCCTGAGCCTGTTTTCTTATAGTTTCTCTATAAGCTACTCTAGGAACACTTTGTTCTATTTCTGCTTTAGTAAGAGATACTACTCTTTCTAATGCTAATTTTACCTGTAAAGCCCCCATAGCTTTAATAATAGTTTCTTTAGTTTCGCTGTCATACTCTACATTGAATGTTAAATCTTCCTGAGCTATAGTGTCAAGAACTTCAAGAGCTTTTATATCATTTTTCAATATTTTAATAGCTGTAAAGTATATAGGCTGAGGTATTTTAAGAGGTAAGAACTGGAATGGAGCTGAAGGAGCACTTATAGTGTCTGCTGTTCGGCAGTCTGAAAGTTTTGCTAATACTCCTATATCTCCGGAAGTAATTGTATCTGCCTCAATTTGTTTTTTTCCTCTAGCTATATATATATGTGAAACTTTTTCTTTCTTTCCTGTTCTGGAATTGTATATTTCATCTCCGCTTTTTATACTTCCTGAACGAACTTTAAAGAATGATATTCTTCCTGCATATTGGTCTATTGTAGTTTTAAATACAAATGCTGCAAAAGGATTATTATCGCCTAATATAGTTCTTGTTGCAGGTTCATTAGTTAAAAGATCAGTACCGTCTGTAACAGGTACATAGGAAGGAGAAGGCATATATCTGATAATAGTATCAAGTAAAGCTCCCATACCTATATCTCTTATAGATGTACCGAAAAGTATAGGTACTACTTTATATTGAAGTATAGATTTTGTTAAAGCTTCAATATATTCTTCATCTGTAAATTTACCGCCATCTAAATACCTTTCCATAAGACTGTCATCAACTTCGCATACTAATTCTTTTAATCTGTCGCGTGTTGCTCTGTACTCTTCATAATACTCTTCAGGTATTTCTGCTTCTACAATTTTTCCATGCTCATCTCTAAAAAATGCTTTATGATAAATAACATCTATTATACCTTTAAAATCTTTACCATTACCCATAGGTATTTGTATGGGAACTACAGGCGGTTCTTTAAAGTTATTTTCGATTTTCTCCAATAAAGCTTTATGATCAACCATTTCTTTATCTATTTTATTGATAAATACTATTCTAGGTCTTCTGAAATTATTAGCCATTTGCCAATGTTTTTCAGTTTCTATTTGTATACCGAATTCTGCATCTATAACAACAATACAAGATTCAGCTACTCTTAAAGCAGGATTAATTTCACCGCTGAAATCACCAGCCCCAGGAATGTCCAGCAAATTAATTTTATGATCTTTCCATTCTATAAAACTTAAAGAAGTACGTATAGACATTTTTTGTTTAATTTCTTCGTCTGTATAGTCACTGACTGTAGTTCCTCTTTCGATTTCACCTTTTTTATCTATAGATTTAGCTCTATAGAGTAAGGCTTCATTCAAACTAGTTTTACCGCTTCCTACATGCCCTAGAAGTGCAACATTACGAATACTTTCTGGGTTATAAATTTTTCCCATAAACATTCCTCCTTTGGTAACAGAAATTGTTTTGATATAATAGATTATTTATTATATTATTTGATTTGTTTCTAAAGAAGCTTAAAGAATAAGCTGATTCATAGAAAACTAAGTAATGCATGATAACTCAAGTATAGTAAAAAAAATATCAAAAATCAAATTTTATATACTATTTTTAATATTAAACAATAATGAATAAATTGTTAATAAATACTAATTTTTATTTATTATGCTTGCTATATATTTAAAATATATTTATATATAATATAAAATCAGTAAATTAATCAGGAAATAGATTATGTATACAAATTCGTTAAGGCAAATTAATTTCAGACTTTTTATTGTTCTTATGATACAAGCTTTGATGCCTTCTATATATTCAACATTTAGAATATATTTGCTTGACAGCTATCCAAGTGCAAGTGGTATAAATATTGCATCTCAGCAAATGTGGCTTGGAATCATATATGAGGTATTTGAAGAAGCTATAATAGCACCTCTTTTTTTCTTCTTCGGTAAGATAAAAGATAAAGATTCATTAGAGCAAAAATATATATTTATAAATAAAGTCAGAAGTTCTATATTGATAATAACTTTTATATATATAATAATGGCTTTTATTATAAATGTATTTGCCGGCAATTTAGTTACTGTTATGAAGCAGCAGACAGAACTTTATGCGCAAACTACCACATATATAAGATTAGAATCTTTAGCTAATATTGCTGTTGTATTATTTCATTTGGTAATAATAGTTCATACTGCTTTGGAAAATTATAAATCTATTTTTGTAATAACTACTATAAAAATGTTTTTAACTATTATCCTTGATATAGTTTTTGTTTCTCAATATCCTATATCATTAAATTTCGGAGTTAATGGAATAGCTTATAATAATATAATATCAAATTTAATTTCTATAATAATAGCTTTAATACTATTAAGTAAATGCGGATATAATATTTTTGATAAAATAAAAGTTCAATTCTTATGGAATAAAAAAGTAAGTTCATTAAATGTAATATCAGGACTTGAATCATTTTATAGAAATTTGATTTACAGCATAGTACTTGTAAGAATGATTAATATTGTAGGAGAGCAGGGTAATTATTGGGTGGCAAATTCATTCTATTGGGCTTGGCTTTTGATACCTATAAATCAAATAGGCACATTAATAAGAACAGATTTATCTAAGGATCATAACAGAAGCTTAAAGCCTTATGTTCTTCTTACAACTATATGCGTTCTTATATGGATAGCATTAATACCTACATATAAGTATTTTATGAAGTATATAATGAATGCACAGAATCTTGAATCTGTTATGTCATTGATTATGATACTATTTCCTTTTTATATATTCTATGCATATTATAATATCATATCTAATTTATTGTACGCTATAGGACAGATTAAATATATGCTTTTTCAGTCTTTTATAGTTAATACTTTTTTCAATATACCATATTTTATTTTGTATTTAAAAGGTGCTTATGAGATTACACTTTTGAATATCACTTTAAGATTCGGGCTTGCCATTTTAATATCTACAGTGATTATATATATAATTTATTTTACTAAAATAAGAAAAATTTTAAAATTAGAAAAACATAATATTTGAATATAAAAAAATTACTGCATTTACTATCATAAAAATAATGAATGCAGTAATTTGTTATTTTTATTTTGTTTAATCATTTATAAAGCAGTATTTTTCTTATATAATGTTTTTCCTTCTTTAATAGTTTCAATTACTTCTATATCTTTTATCTTCATAGGATCGCATGTAATAGGATTATCGCTTAATATTACTAAATCAGCCAATTTTCCTTCTTCAATAGTTCCTTTTAAATCTTCTTCTTTATTTTGATAAGCTGCATTAATGGTAATAGCTTTTAAAGCTTCATAAGGCGTAACTTTTTGATTATCTCCTAGTAATACGCCGTTTTTTGTTATTCTATTAACTGCACACCAAATAGTTTCAAGCATATCCGGTTTTATTACAGGTGTGTCCTGATGATATGTGAAAGCTAGATTATTATTCAATGCTGTTTTAGAAGCACTTATTTGAGATGCTCTTTCCATTCCCAAATTTTCTATATGTACATCGCCCCAATGATAAACATGTGCTACGAATATTGAAGGTATGATATTTAGATTTGACATTGATGTATATTGTTCATCTCTTATAATTTGGCTATGAACTAAAAC
It contains:
- the fusA gene encoding elongation factor G; translation: MGKIYNPESIRNVALLGHVGSGKTSLNEALLYRAKSIDKKGEIERGTTVSDYTDEEIKQKMSIRTSLSFIEWKDHKINLLDIPGAGDFSGEINPALRVAESCIVVIDAEFGIQIETEKHWQMANNFRRPRIVFINKIDKEMVDHKALLEKIENNFKEPPVVPIQIPMGNGKDFKGIIDVIYHKAFFRDEHGKIVEAEIPEEYYEEYRATRDRLKELVCEVDDSLMERYLDGGKFTDEEYIEALTKSILQYKVVPILFGTSIRDIGMGALLDTIIRYMPSPSYVPVTDGTDLLTNEPATRTILGDNNPFAAFVFKTTIDQYAGRISFFKVRSGSIKSGDEIYNSRTGKKEKVSHIYIARGKKQIEADTITSGDIGVLAKLSDCRTADTISAPSAPFQFLPLKIPQPIYFTAIKILKNDIKALEVLDTIAQEDLTFNVEYDSETKETIIKAMGALQVKLALERVVSLTKAEIEQSVPRVAYRETIRKQAQAQYRHKKQSGGSGQFGEVHLEVSPLPRDGGFEFINDIFGGAIPKQYIPGVEKGIQDALAQGPLGKYPMVDIKVRLFDGKYHDVDSNELSFRIAGSMAAKEAFKNASPVLLEPVMKVTVYVPEEFTGSIMNELTGKRGKILGMEAASNTIQMIKAEVPLSEMLTYSIEMKASTSGRGTFEMEHSHYQELTGPLADKVIEERKALLGSGE
- a CDS encoding chorismate mutase; the protein is MLNDELQELRKDIDRIDKQIVNLIDERMKVSLKVGETKKKYNAPIFDPKREKEVIAKKIELLENKELSSLITTIYNDIMYTSKQLQKHLIDECNSKEDKKEDDKENIKYDEKIVYQGREGGNGHEAALKFFGENAKLIKKEHFDDVLESIRSGECYYGVLPLENSSTGMVNEVLDILADYNCKIVGEVYLPIEYGLMAKKSANIKDIKKVISHHQALKQCSNFIKENNFEEMTASNTAEAAFIVSNGDDKELASISNKHACKIYDLEMLEENVENIKGNTTRFIIVANYDNALKKGNKMTIRFLLPHENGSLADSLNKLKSFNLTSIVSRPHIERKWQYYFYIDMTGDFEKSKEEFEEFKNSVENLIVLGVYNE
- a CDS encoding MATE family Na+-driven efflux transporter, which encodes MYTNSLRQINFRLFIVLMIQALMPSIYSTFRIYLLDSYPSASGINIASQQMWLGIIYEVFEEAIIAPLFFFFGKIKDKDSLEQKYIFINKVRSSILIITFIYIIMAFIINVFAGNLVTVMKQQTELYAQTTTYIRLESLANIAVVLFHLVIIVHTALENYKSIFVITTIKMFLTIILDIVFVSQYPISLNFGVNGIAYNNIISNLISIIIALILLSKCGYNIFDKIKVQFLWNKKVSSLNVISGLESFYRNLIYSIVLVRMINIVGEQGNYWVANSFYWAWLLIPINQIGTLIRTDLSKDHNRSLKPYVLLTTICVLIWIALIPTYKYFMKYIMNAQNLESVMSLIMILFPFYIFYAYYNIISNLLYAIGQIKYMLFQSFIVNTFFNIPYFILYLKGAYEITLLNITLRFGLAILISTVIIYIIYFTKIRKILKLEKHNI
- a CDS encoding shikimate kinase translates to MNNIKNNNIIFIVGLPGCGKSALSKMLAEKLNYDLYDMDSFIEHKEGRTITNIFAENGEPYFRNIESEVLEELSNLNNAVISTGGGIVLAQKNRNIMKDKGLTIFIDRNPDIILENIDPRERPLLAKDKNKLLELSKQRDSLYRESAHIIFTHNTWEDNIDNTFKKFYDCIINYI
- a CDS encoding DUF554 domain-containing protein, whose protein sequence is MIAVFVNMIAVLVGSLIGFAFKNKLSKRYEEPVFIAAGIISLTIGITMAITTKHILIFAVSIMLGGVTGTFFRIEEKIELFGEFLKNKFAFKENSGNFALGFLTSSILFCSGSMSIVGSFQAGTQGVYDLIFTKSVIDGFVAVFMSTVYGIGVAFSIISIFVYQGALTILSSFLEPYVSETMLNEVSAVGGATVMMIGINLLKLAKIKTGDFLPALIYSILLVLLIPYIQFL
- a CDS encoding PTS sugar transporter subunit IIA, yielding MLKIIDKITKEHVFEDLESKDKESLFRALSEKIAPVASASADAIFDAFKKREDEYTTNIGNGVAVPHGRIQGYGRTDIFVGFLKNEINYDSDSDEKSPVKLVFAILSDLDNPQDYLLNLSQIFFLVNQKEILDKVMATKSYDELAGVLESFKKLDEKFEAEKQIKFLIELERAEIQIKAYELYSSTHSQQKSDVVLEEYKKYKDTILSKIDVAVLENYKRIKENKGEALAKIENYKCSACNVAIPKMTVNEVRRQNQIIMCFHCGRILFTTD